A region of Massilia sp. WG5 DNA encodes the following proteins:
- a CDS encoding MBL fold metallo-hydrolase, which produces MDITLISHASVVIDAGGTRIWTDPWTLSRAFNNSWSLIGKPAYSPDMLDEVEYVWISHEHPDHFNVPTLKSLPDTFKQRVTVLFQQQNSEKIFNALHQFGFRNFQSLPNGRVVTLKEGVDVYCYQASFGDSCLGIRHGDETIFNINDAELSASDCRRVLKDLGKVDLVLNQFSLAGYNGYLNYEQVLPTLAREKLARLLNNHRELHAGVTVPFASFVYFSADDNRFLNAYANSPQVVAAWMQANGAPVRFLFLGERASLRDLVDAGGEAAERSLSQWQAMYDRIDELEYTHDAPVALEEIQALASAFSASLRQYFPALLLRRVKPLRFYIRDLDLVTCFDAASGTLAPTGEPQQAADILVNAQPLAAAFRFPSGFETLAVSGRFLVQQHFRNWQLLKSITILWNNQIYLRARYLLNGRLLRYLAMRVKGGLLRQMMAKAKMRAAAMRAATAQPAAAPPTAGAPEA; this is translated from the coding sequence ATGGACATTACGTTGATCAGTCATGCCTCGGTAGTCATCGACGCGGGAGGAACGCGCATCTGGACCGATCCCTGGACACTGAGCCGCGCCTTCAACAATTCCTGGAGCCTGATCGGCAAGCCGGCATATTCGCCGGACATGCTGGATGAGGTCGAGTATGTCTGGATTTCCCACGAACACCCCGACCATTTCAATGTGCCAACCCTGAAAAGCCTACCGGATACATTCAAGCAGCGCGTCACCGTCCTGTTTCAACAGCAGAATTCGGAAAAGATCTTCAATGCCTTGCACCAGTTCGGATTCCGGAATTTCCAGTCGCTGCCGAATGGGCGCGTTGTGACTTTAAAAGAGGGCGTTGACGTTTATTGTTATCAGGCGAGTTTCGGCGATTCCTGCCTGGGTATCCGGCATGGCGATGAAACGATTTTCAATATCAACGATGCCGAACTCTCGGCATCGGATTGCCGGCGCGTATTGAAAGACCTGGGGAAAGTCGATCTGGTGCTGAACCAGTTTTCCCTGGCCGGCTATAACGGCTATTTGAATTACGAACAGGTATTGCCGACACTGGCCAGGGAAAAGCTGGCGCGGCTGCTCAACAATCACCGCGAACTGCATGCCGGCGTGACGGTACCGTTTGCCAGCTTCGTGTATTTCTCGGCCGACGACAATCGTTTCCTGAACGCGTATGCCAACAGCCCGCAGGTCGTCGCCGCCTGGATGCAGGCGAACGGCGCGCCGGTGCGCTTCCTGTTCCTGGGCGAGCGCGCATCGTTGCGCGACCTCGTCGACGCCGGCGGCGAGGCGGCCGAGCGCAGCTTGTCGCAGTGGCAGGCGATGTACGACAGGATCGACGAGCTGGAATACACACACGACGCGCCGGTGGCGCTCGAGGAGATCCAGGCGCTGGCCAGCGCCTTCTCGGCCTCACTGCGCCAGTATTTTCCGGCGCTGCTGCTGCGGCGCGTGAAGCCGCTGCGTTTCTACATCCGCGACCTGGACCTGGTCACATGTTTCGACGCCGCCAGCGGCACCCTGGCGCCGACCGGCGAGCCGCAGCAGGCCGCCGACATCCTGGTCAACGCGCAGCCGCTGGCGGCGGCATTCCGCTTTCCTTCCGGCTTCGAGACGCTGGCCGTGTCGGGCCGCTTCCTGGTGCAGCAGCATTTCAGGAACTGGCAACTGCTCAAGAGTATTACGATCCTCTGGAACAACCAGATCTACCTGCGCGCCCGCTACCTGCTGAACGGCCGCCTGCTGCGTTACCTGGCGATGCGCGTCAAGGGCGGCCTGCTGCGCCAGATGATGGCCAAGGCGAAGATGCGCGCCGCGGCGATGCGGGCTGCGACGGCGCAACCCGCCGCTGCGCCACCGACGGCTGGTGCGCCGGAGGCCTGA
- a CDS encoding LysE family transporter encodes MLLGAVGSSLALGHRGAFAAGAMTASLLWFSCLGLLARRFSPVLARPGVWRAVETFTGLMMLVLAGMVVRG; translated from the coding sequence GTGCTGCTCGGCGCGGTCGGCAGCAGCCTGGCGCTGGGCCACCGCGGCGCCTTCGCGGCCGGCGCGATGACCGCTTCACTGCTGTGGTTTTCCTGCCTCGGCCTGCTGGCGCGGCGCTTCTCGCCGGTGCTGGCCCGGCCGGGCGTGTGGCGCGCGGTCGAGACGTTCACCGGACTGATGATGCTGGTGCTAGCGGGGATGGTGGTGCGCGGGTGA
- the glmS gene encoding glutamine--fructose-6-phosphate transaminase (isomerizing), which translates to MCGIVGAVAQRNITPILIEGLKRLEYRGYDSCGVALHVDGRLSRSRSTSRVADLESQIKETDLQGFTGIAHTRWATHGAPATQNAHPHFSPTEENARIALVHNGIIENHDELRRELTDLGYKFTSQTDTEVIAHLVDHMYNGDLFETVQQAVKRLHGAYAIAVFCREEPHRVVAARQGSPLIVGLGKGENFVASDAMALAGTTDQIIYLEEGDVVDLQLARYWIVDVDGRPAEREVKTVHAHTGAAELGPYRHYMQKEIFEQPRVVGDTLDGVTGIMPELFGDQAFRVFKEIDRVLILACGTSYYAGLTAKYWIESVAKIPVNVEIASEYRYRDSVPHPQTLVVTISQSGETADTLAALKHARSLGMPHTLTICNVATSAMVRECKLSYITRAGVEVGVASTKAFTTQLAALFLLTLTLAQVNGRLSDEEEATYLKQMRHLPVALSAVLALEPQIIAWAEEFARKENALFLGRGIHYPIALEGALKLKEISYIHAEAYPAGELKHGPLALVTEEMPVVTIAPNDALLEKLKSNMQEVRARGGELYCFADVDSQITSSDGVHVIRLPEHYGLLSPILHVAALQLLAYHTALARGTDVDKPRNLAKSVTVE; encoded by the coding sequence ATGTGTGGCATCGTCGGAGCAGTAGCCCAGCGCAACATTACCCCTATCCTGATCGAAGGTCTGAAGCGCCTTGAATACCGTGGCTACGATTCCTGTGGCGTTGCCCTGCACGTCGACGGCCGCCTGTCGCGTTCGCGCAGCACCTCGCGCGTGGCCGACCTCGAGTCCCAGATCAAGGAAACCGACCTGCAAGGTTTCACCGGCATCGCCCACACCCGCTGGGCCACCCACGGCGCCCCGGCCACCCAGAATGCGCACCCGCACTTCTCGCCGACCGAGGAAAATGCCCGCATCGCCCTGGTCCACAACGGCATCATCGAGAACCACGACGAGCTGCGCCGCGAACTGACCGATCTCGGCTACAAGTTCACGAGCCAGACCGATACCGAGGTCATCGCCCACCTGGTCGACCACATGTACAACGGCGATTTGTTCGAGACCGTGCAGCAAGCCGTCAAACGCCTGCACGGCGCCTACGCGATCGCCGTATTCTGCCGCGAAGAGCCGCACCGCGTGGTGGCTGCGCGCCAGGGCTCGCCGCTGATCGTCGGCCTCGGCAAAGGTGAAAACTTCGTCGCCTCGGACGCGATGGCGCTGGCCGGCACCACCGACCAGATCATCTACCTGGAAGAGGGAGACGTGGTCGACCTGCAGCTGGCCCGCTACTGGATCGTCGACGTCGACGGCCGCCCGGCCGAGCGTGAAGTCAAGACCGTGCACGCGCACACCGGCGCCGCGGAGCTCGGCCCCTACCGCCACTACATGCAGAAGGAAATCTTCGAGCAGCCGCGCGTGGTTGGCGACACCCTCGACGGCGTCACCGGCATCATGCCGGAACTGTTCGGCGACCAGGCCTTCCGCGTGTTCAAGGAAATCGACCGCGTACTGATCCTGGCCTGCGGCACCAGCTACTATGCCGGTCTCACCGCCAAGTACTGGATCGAATCGGTGGCCAAGATCCCGGTGAACGTCGAGATCGCCAGCGAATACCGTTATCGCGACAGCGTCCCGCATCCGCAAACCCTGGTCGTCACCATTTCGCAGTCCGGCGAAACCGCCGACACCCTGGCCGCGCTGAAGCACGCCCGCAGCCTGGGCATGCCGCATACGCTGACCATCTGCAACGTCGCCACCAGCGCCATGGTGCGCGAGTGCAAGCTGTCCTACATCACCCGTGCCGGCGTCGAAGTCGGCGTGGCCTCGACCAAGGCCTTCACCACCCAGCTCGCTGCGCTGTTCCTGCTGACCCTGACGCTGGCGCAGGTGAACGGCCGCCTGAGCGACGAAGAAGAAGCGACTTACCTGAAGCAGATGCGCCACCTGCCGGTCGCGCTGAGCGCGGTGCTGGCGCTCGAGCCGCAGATCATCGCCTGGGCCGAGGAATTCGCGCGAAAAGAAAACGCCCTGTTCCTGGGCCGCGGCATCCACTACCCGATCGCCCTGGAAGGCGCGCTGAAACTGAAGGAAATCTCGTACATCCACGCCGAAGCCTACCCGGCAGGCGAGCTGAAGCACGGCCCGCTGGCGCTGGTGACCGAAGAGATGCCGGTGGTGACGATCGCCCCGAACGACGCCCTGCTGGAAAAGCTGAAGTCGAACATGCAGGAAGTGCGCGCCCGCGGCGGCGAGCTGTACTGCTTCGCCGACGTCGACAGCCAGATCACCTCGAGCGACGGCGTGCACGTGATCCGCCTGCCGGAGCACTACGGCCTGCTGTCGCCGATCCTGCACGTGGCCGCGCTGCAACTGCTGGCCTACCACACGGCGCTGGCGCGCGGCACCGACGTCGACAAGCCGCGCAACCTGGCGAAGTCGGTGACGGTGGAGTAA
- a CDS encoding Lrp/AsnC family transcriptional regulator — translation MSKDPQNLDDLDRRILNTLQVDASHTNAELAELVHVSQPTCLRRVKQLTESGVIERQVAIVSPDKVGARLTAIVEISLDVQAADRMQEFEDAVAGEAAVLQCYRVAPGPDFVLVVQVADMPAYHALAHRLFTTHSNVRNVKAYFSTFRSKFETRIVV, via the coding sequence ATGTCGAAAGACCCACAAAACTTGGACGATCTTGATCGTCGCATCCTGAACACCCTGCAGGTTGACGCTTCTCACACCAATGCCGAGTTGGCGGAATTGGTACATGTGTCCCAGCCAACTTGCCTGCGGCGCGTCAAACAGCTGACCGAGAGTGGTGTTATCGAACGGCAAGTTGCGATCGTTTCGCCGGACAAGGTCGGCGCGCGCCTGACGGCCATCGTCGAGATCTCGCTGGACGTGCAGGCCGCCGACCGCATGCAGGAATTCGAAGACGCCGTCGCCGGCGAGGCCGCCGTGCTGCAGTGCTACCGGGTCGCGCCCGGTCCCGACTTCGTGCTGGTCGTGCAGGTGGCCGACATGCCGGCCTACCACGCGCTGGCACATCGCCTGTTCACCACGCACAGCAATGTGCGCAATGTGAAAGCCTATTTTTCGACTTTCCGCAGCAAGTTCGAAACCCGCATCGTGGTCTGA
- the glmU gene encoding bifunctional UDP-N-acetylglucosamine diphosphorylase/glucosamine-1-phosphate N-acetyltransferase GlmU, with amino-acid sequence MQSALPKVLHPLAGKPLLQHVINTARSLNPSKLCVIYGHGGAAVPSAVHEWGLDTGIVVDTALQQPQLGTGHAVMQALPQIDENAPTLVLYGDVPLTTAASLQRLVEAAGQDKLAILTVVQDNPFGLGRIIRENGEIVRIVEEKDASAEERAIKEINSGIMVIPTKHLNGWLGALKNNNAQGEYYLTDIVAQAVANGVPVVSAHPSAEWEVAGVNSKVQLAELERRHQLNIANALLEKGVHLLDPARIDVRGELVCGRDVSIDVGCVFEGRVELADGVTIGANCVLVNTKVGAGVQIKPFCHLEDAVVGDKSQIGPYARLRPGTELAEDVHIGNFVEVKNSKIAAHSKANHLAYVGDADVGSRVNIGAGTITCNYDGANKFRTVIEDDAFIGSDSQLVAPVRVGKGATLGAGTTLTKDAPAGMLTISRPKQLTIENWKRPVKKK; translated from the coding sequence ATGCAATCCGCCCTGCCGAAAGTCTTGCATCCACTGGCTGGCAAGCCACTGTTGCAGCATGTCATCAACACGGCCCGCAGCCTGAACCCATCCAAATTATGCGTAATTTATGGACACGGCGGCGCAGCGGTGCCGAGTGCGGTTCATGAATGGGGACTGGATACGGGCATCGTGGTCGACACTGCCTTGCAGCAGCCCCAGCTGGGAACCGGCCATGCCGTGATGCAGGCCCTGCCGCAGATCGATGAAAACGCGCCGACCCTGGTGCTGTACGGCGACGTGCCGCTGACCACCGCCGCCAGCCTGCAGCGCCTGGTCGAAGCGGCCGGCCAGGACAAGCTGGCCATTCTTACCGTGGTGCAGGACAATCCCTTCGGCCTGGGCCGCATCATCCGCGAGAACGGAGAAATCGTGCGCATCGTCGAAGAGAAGGATGCCAGCGCGGAAGAGCGCGCGATCAAGGAAATCAACAGCGGCATCATGGTGATCCCGACCAAGCACCTGAACGGCTGGCTGGGCGCGCTGAAGAACAACAATGCGCAGGGCGAGTATTACCTGACCGACATCGTGGCCCAGGCCGTTGCCAACGGCGTGCCGGTGGTGTCGGCGCATCCATCGGCCGAATGGGAAGTCGCCGGCGTGAACAGCAAGGTACAGCTGGCCGAACTCGAGCGCCGCCACCAGCTGAACATCGCGAATGCGCTGCTCGAAAAGGGCGTGCACCTGCTGGATCCGGCCCGCATCGACGTGCGTGGCGAGCTGGTCTGCGGACGCGACGTCTCGATCGACGTCGGCTGCGTGTTCGAAGGCCGCGTCGAGCTGGCCGACGGCGTGACGATCGGCGCCAATTGCGTGCTGGTGAATACCAAGGTAGGCGCGGGCGTGCAGATCAAGCCCTTCTGCCACCTGGAAGATGCGGTGGTCGGCGACAAATCGCAGATCGGTCCCTATGCGCGCCTGCGCCCGGGCACGGAACTCGCCGAAGATGTCCACATCGGTAACTTCGTCGAAGTCAAGAACAGCAAGATCGCGGCCCACAGCAAGGCGAATCACCTGGCCTATGTCGGCGATGCCGATGTCGGCTCGCGCGTCAACATCGGCGCCGGCACCATCACCTGCAACTACGACGGCGCCAACAAGTTCCGCACCGTGATCGAGGACGACGCCTTCATTGGCAGCGATTCCCAGCTGGTGGCCCCGGTGCGGGTCGGCAAGGGCGCGACCCTGGGCGCCGGCACCACGCTGACCAAGGATGCGCCGGCCGGCATGCTGACGATCTCGCGTCCGAAGCAGCTGACGATCGAAAACTGGAAACGTCCGGTCAAGAAGAAGTAA
- a CDS encoding DUF6279 family lipoprotein, producing MKKFNTQQSLFQRARLLFLVALMVLAAGCSTIRFTYNHGDTLLYWWLNAYLDLDSDQSDWVKKDIDNLFQWHRSTQLRDYAGLLSKMQRQLGDGTVTKDELLSDYRDIKARTELLAFKALPELADLAMSIKPDQIGQMEQKFARNNDKFRKEFMSGSVDDQKKARFKKSMDQLNLWFGSFNREQEAQLRAASDARPLDSDVWLQERQLRHKKIVALLRRVHDQKLNKEQTMSAIHDLLRDMFDRMEAPDRKPFFDAYVDNTAKFIMTAVKLTTAEQKAHAQKRMQGWINDFNALAQGK from the coding sequence ATGAAAAAGTTTAACACGCAACAATCCTTGTTCCAGCGCGCACGATTGCTGTTTCTGGTCGCGCTGATGGTCCTTGCGGCAGGATGCAGCACGATCCGCTTCACCTATAACCACGGCGATACGCTCTTGTACTGGTGGTTGAATGCTTACCTGGATCTGGATAGCGATCAATCCGACTGGGTCAAGAAAGATATCGACAACCTGTTCCAGTGGCATCGCTCCACCCAGTTACGCGACTACGCCGGCCTGCTGAGCAAGATGCAGCGCCAGCTCGGCGACGGCACCGTCACCAAGGACGAGCTGCTGTCCGACTACCGCGACATCAAGGCGCGTACCGAGCTGCTGGCCTTCAAGGCGCTGCCCGAGCTGGCGGACCTGGCGATGTCGATCAAGCCCGACCAGATCGGGCAGATGGAACAGAAATTCGCCAGGAACAACGACAAGTTCCGCAAGGAGTTCATGAGCGGCAGCGTCGACGACCAGAAAAAGGCGCGCTTCAAGAAGTCGATGGACCAGCTCAACCTGTGGTTCGGCAGTTTCAACCGCGAGCAGGAAGCGCAGTTGCGCGCCGCCTCGGATGCGCGTCCGCTGGACAGCGATGTCTGGCTGCAGGAACGTCAATTACGCCATAAGAAGATCGTGGCCTTGCTGCGTCGCGTACATGATCAGAAGCTGAACAAGGAACAGACCATGTCGGCCATCCATGACCTGCTGCGCGACATGTTCGACCGCATGGAAGCGCCGGACAGAAAACCCTTCTTCGATGCCTATGTGGATAACACGGCAAAGTTCATCATGACGGCGGTCAAACTGACCACGGCGGAGCAGAAGGCGCACGCGCAGAAGCGGATGCAGGGCTGGATCAACGATTTCAACGCACTGGCGCAGGGCAAGTGA
- the rsmD gene encoding 16S rRNA (guanine(966)-N(2))-methyltransferase RsmD, whose protein sequence is MQKKSSHKPAFPRRPGPPQQVRIIGGAWKRTPLPVLDAFGLRPTPDRVRETVFNWIRHQVDGGWDSLDCLDLFAGSGALGFEAASRGVRSITMVDTLGPVVRQLETIKDKLKADNVKILRADALAVARDLIQRGQRFDLIFLDPPYQQDFLSQVLPLCASLLKEGGLVYAESSAALPFAEGEEGGTPAWLSAWELVRADKAGMVHFHLLKLH, encoded by the coding sequence ATGCAAAAGAAGTCTTCACACAAACCCGCATTCCCCCGCCGTCCCGGCCCGCCGCAACAGGTCCGCATCATCGGCGGCGCCTGGAAACGCACGCCGCTGCCCGTGCTCGACGCCTTCGGCCTACGTCCGACCCCGGACCGCGTACGCGAAACCGTGTTCAACTGGATCCGGCACCAGGTCGATGGCGGCTGGGACAGCCTCGACTGCCTCGACCTGTTCGCCGGCAGCGGCGCCCTCGGCTTCGAAGCGGCCAGCCGCGGCGTCCGCTCCATCACCATGGTCGATACGCTCGGTCCCGTGGTGCGCCAGCTGGAAACGATCAAGGACAAACTGAAGGCGGACAATGTAAAAATCCTGCGCGCCGACGCCCTCGCCGTGGCGCGCGACCTGATCCAGCGCGGCCAGCGTTTCGACCTGATCTTCCTGGACCCGCCTTATCAACAGGATTTCCTGAGCCAGGTCCTGCCCCTGTGCGCCAGCCTGCTGAAGGAGGGCGGCCTGGTATACGCCGAATCCAGCGCCGCCCTGCCGTTCGCCGAAGGCGAGGAGGGCGGCACGCCGGCATGGCTGTCGGCTTGGGAGCTGGTGCGCGCCGACAAGGCCGGGATGGTCCACTTCCACCTGTTGAAGTTGCACTGA
- the coaD gene encoding pantetheine-phosphate adenylyltransferase, with the protein MVVAVYPGTFDPLTRGHEDLVRRASGLFDTLVVGVADSKNKKPFFSLAERLEIANEVLGHYPNVKVESFSGLLKDFVRQHDARVIVRGLRAVSDFEYEFQMAGMNRYLLPDVETLFLTPSDQYQFISGTIVREIAMLGGDVSKFVFPSVDRWLQKKIAAITAAPKA; encoded by the coding sequence ATGGTTGTAGCCGTTTATCCAGGTACGTTCGATCCGCTGACCCGCGGCCACGAGGATTTGGTGCGTCGCGCATCGGGTCTGTTCGATACCCTGGTCGTCGGTGTCGCCGACAGCAAGAACAAGAAACCGTTCTTTTCGCTCGCCGAACGCCTGGAAATCGCCAACGAAGTGCTCGGTCACTATCCGAACGTGAAGGTCGAGAGCTTTTCCGGCCTGCTCAAGGATTTCGTGCGCCAGCATGATGCGCGCGTGATCGTGCGCGGCCTGCGCGCCGTGTCCGACTTCGAGTACGAGTTCCAGATGGCCGGCATGAACCGCTACCTGCTGCCCGACGTCGAAACCCTGTTCCTGACCCCGTCCGACCAGTACCAGTTCATTTCCGGCACCATCGTGCGCGAGATCGCGATGCTGGGCGGCGATGTCTCCAAATTCGTGTTCCCTTCGGTCGACCGCTGGCTGCAGAAGAAAATCGCCGCCATCACCGCCGCACCGAAGGCCTGA
- a CDS encoding YfhL family 4Fe-4S dicluster ferredoxin encodes MALLITDDCINCDVCEPECPNDAISMGAEYYQIDPHKCTECVGHFDEPQCVALCPVACIPFNPEWRESREELQAKYEKLTAAKAAA; translated from the coding sequence ATGGCTTTGCTGATTACCGACGACTGCATCAATTGCGACGTGTGCGAGCCCGAGTGCCCGAACGACGCGATCTCGATGGGCGCGGAGTACTACCAGATCGACCCGCACAAATGCACCGAATGCGTCGGCCACTTCGACGAACCGCAGTGCGTGGCGCTGTGCCCGGTCGCCTGCATTCCCTTCAATCCGGAGTGGCGCGAAAGCCGCGAAGAACTCCAGGCCAAATACGAAAAGCTGACCGCCGCCAAGGCGGCTGCCTGA
- a CDS encoding methyl-accepting chemotaxis protein produces MIRNTSIGQRPAVGFGIVIALLVLLAGISWLRMESLNREMETLLNVRYANTVAANRVKEDVSEATRSMLNVLIMSDPDQIRKELANTEARSAKASAAVADLARHASDAEGAAILKAIGVIQAKFLPAQSKFIGLVNEDKKDEAMVKFMFSLRPQQARYFEQLDLFVAYQNAAMTRAGQEAAAVTHRTELLILLLAGAACLLSVGVAILSTRSITRPLAQVVEIARRVADGDLSSEIAVDSRDEAGQMMAALRHMNASLVRIVGEVRSSTESMSGVSGEIASGNLDLSARTDAQASSLAKTSSSMRALTDTVQQNADNARQANALAAQASDVAARGGSVVSHVIATMGSITDSSKKIVDIIGVIDGIAFQTNILALNAAVEAARAGEQGRGFAVVASEVRNLAQRSAAAAKEIKLLISDSVDKVHEGSHLVEQAGVTMAEVVESVRRVADIMGDIAAASVAQSAGIAEVSQNIVEMDQTTQQNAALVEEAAAAAAAMQEQAAQLARAVSVFKLDQAVTQEPSLQHEARLALH; encoded by the coding sequence ATGATTCGTAACACGAGTATCGGCCAGCGCCCGGCCGTGGGCTTCGGCATCGTCATCGCTTTGCTGGTGCTGCTGGCGGGGATTTCCTGGCTGCGCATGGAAAGCCTGAACAGGGAGATGGAAACGCTGCTCAATGTGCGTTACGCAAACACGGTGGCCGCCAATCGCGTCAAGGAAGACGTCAGCGAAGCCACGCGCAGCATGCTGAACGTCCTGATCATGAGCGATCCGGACCAGATCCGGAAGGAGCTGGCGAATACGGAAGCGCGCAGCGCCAAGGCCAGCGCCGCGGTGGCCGACCTTGCCAGACATGCCAGCGATGCCGAAGGCGCCGCGATCCTGAAGGCGATCGGCGTCATCCAGGCCAAGTTCCTGCCGGCCCAGAGCAAGTTCATCGGCCTGGTCAACGAGGACAAGAAGGACGAGGCGATGGTGAAATTCATGTTCTCGCTGCGGCCCCAGCAGGCGCGCTACTTCGAGCAGCTCGACCTGTTCGTCGCCTACCAGAACGCGGCCATGACCCGCGCCGGCCAGGAAGCCGCCGCCGTGACGCATCGCACCGAGCTGCTGATCCTGCTGCTGGCCGGCGCCGCCTGCCTGCTGTCGGTGGGCGTGGCCATCCTGTCCACCCGCAGCATCACCCGGCCGTTGGCCCAGGTGGTCGAGATCGCCCGGCGCGTCGCCGATGGCGACCTGAGCAGCGAGATCGCGGTCGACAGTCGCGACGAAGCGGGCCAGATGATGGCAGCGCTGCGCCACATGAACGCCAGCCTGGTCCGCATCGTCGGCGAAGTGCGCAGCAGCACCGAATCGATGTCGGGCGTGTCCGGCGAGATTGCCAGCGGCAACCTCGACCTCTCGGCGCGCACCGACGCCCAGGCCTCGTCCCTGGCCAAGACCTCGAGCTCGATGCGCGCGCTGACCGACACCGTGCAGCAGAACGCCGATAACGCGCGCCAGGCGAATGCGCTGGCCGCCCAGGCTTCCGACGTGGCGGCGCGCGGCGGTTCCGTCGTGTCGCACGTGATCGCCACCATGGGATCGATCACGGACTCGTCGAAGAAGATCGTCGACATCATCGGCGTGATCGACGGCATCGCCTTCCAGACCAATATCCTGGCCCTGAACGCCGCGGTGGAAGCCGCGCGCGCGGGCGAGCAGGGCCGCGGCTTCGCGGTGGTGGCCTCGGAAGTACGCAACCTGGCGCAGCGCTCGGCGGCGGCGGCGAAAGAGATCAAGTTGCTGATCAGCGATTCTGTGGATAAAGTGCATGAAGGTAGCCACCTGGTCGAGCAGGCCGGCGTGACGATGGCCGAGGTGGTCGAGAGCGTGCGCCGCGTGGCCGACATCATGGGCGACATCGCGGCCGCCAGCGTGGCGCAGAGCGCCGGCATCGCCGAGGTCAGCCAGAACATCGTCGAGATGGACCAGACCACGCAGCAGAATGCGGCGCTGGTCGAAGAGGCGGCAGCGGCCGCGGCGGCGATGCAGGAGCAGGCGGCGCAACTGGCGCGCGCGGTCAGCGTCTTCAAACTCGACCAGGCCGTGACACAAGAACCATCCCTGCAGCACGAAGCCCGGCTCGCGCTGCACTAA
- a CDS encoding chalcone isomerase family protein, with product MTFTIHRTLAGALLAAAVSLPAWASVDVNGYKFEDTTKVAGKDLKLNGAGMRTKLIIKVYAAGLYLPEKKSAVAEILKQDGPRRMTLQMARDISSEDFGKAFMDGLNENVDKAEKQRIVAQIGKFGEMFANVDGLKKGDVLHIDWIPSTGTQIELNGRKLIENVPDITFYNALLRIWLGDHPVDRSLKPALLGEAK from the coding sequence ATGACTTTCACCATCCACCGTACCCTGGCCGGCGCCCTGCTGGCTGCGGCCGTCAGCCTGCCGGCCTGGGCCTCGGTCGACGTCAACGGCTACAAGTTCGAAGACACGACCAAGGTCGCCGGCAAGGACCTGAAACTGAACGGCGCCGGCATGCGCACCAAGCTCATCATCAAGGTCTATGCCGCCGGCCTCTACCTGCCGGAGAAGAAGAGCGCCGTGGCCGAGATCCTCAAGCAGGACGGCCCGCGCCGCATGACCCTGCAGATGGCGCGCGACATCTCGTCCGAAGACTTCGGCAAGGCCTTCATGGATGGCCTGAACGAGAACGTCGACAAGGCCGAGAAGCAGAGGATCGTGGCCCAGATCGGCAAGTTCGGCGAGATGTTTGCCAACGTCGACGGCCTCAAGAAGGGTGACGTGCTGCATATCGACTGGATTCCCAGCACCGGTACCCAGATCGAGCTGAATGGCAGGAAGCTGATCGAAAACGTCCCCGACATTACCTTCTATAACGCCCTGCTGCGCATCTGGCTGGGCGACCATCCTGTCGACCGCTCGCTCAAGCCGGCCCTGCTCGGCGAAGCCAAGTAA